In Mesorhizobium sp. 113-3-3, a genomic segment contains:
- a CDS encoding argininosuccinate synthase: MSKTKDVKKVVLAYSGGLDTSIILKWLQTELGAEVVTFTADLGQGGELEPARQKAEMMGIKDIRIVDVREEFVADFVFPMFRANTVYEGTYLLGTSIARPLISKHLVEIARETGADAIAHGATGKGNDQVRFELSAYALNPDIKVIAPWRDWSFKSRTDLINFAEQHQIPVAKDKRGEAPFSVDANLLHSSSEGKVLEDPWSEPPEFVHQRTVSPMDAPDKVTEIEIEFLKGDPIALNGKKLSPATMLAALNDLGRDNGIGRLDLVENRFVGMKSRGVYETPGGAILIVAHRAIESITLDRGAAHLKDEFMPRYAELIYNGFWFSPERLMLQAMIDKSQEDVEGTVRLKLYKGNVMVTGRKSNKTLYSDALVTFEDDRGAYDQKDAAGFIRLNALRLRTLAARNRKG; this comes from the coding sequence ATGTCCAAGACCAAAGACGTCAAGAAAGTCGTGCTCGCCTATTCCGGCGGCCTCGACACATCCATCATCCTGAAATGGCTGCAGACCGAACTCGGCGCCGAAGTCGTCACCTTCACCGCCGATCTCGGCCAGGGCGGCGAGCTGGAGCCGGCGCGCCAGAAGGCCGAGATGATGGGTATCAAGGACATCCGCATCGTCGACGTGCGCGAGGAATTCGTCGCCGATTTCGTCTTCCCGATGTTCCGCGCCAACACCGTCTATGAAGGCACCTATCTGCTCGGCACCTCGATCGCGCGGCCGCTGATCTCCAAGCACCTCGTCGAGATCGCCAGGGAGACCGGCGCCGACGCGATCGCGCACGGCGCCACCGGCAAGGGCAACGACCAGGTGCGCTTCGAGCTGTCGGCCTATGCGCTGAACCCCGACATCAAGGTCATCGCGCCCTGGCGCGACTGGTCGTTCAAGTCGCGCACCGACCTGATCAACTTCGCCGAGCAGCACCAGATCCCGGTGGCCAAGGACAAGCGCGGCGAGGCGCCGTTCTCCGTCGACGCCAACCTCCTGCACTCCTCTTCCGAGGGCAAGGTGCTGGAAGACCCTTGGAGCGAGCCGCCGGAATTCGTCCATCAGCGCACCGTCTCGCCGATGGATGCGCCGGACAAGGTCACCGAAATCGAGATCGAATTCCTGAAGGGTGACCCGATCGCGCTCAACGGCAAGAAGCTGTCGCCGGCGACCATGCTGGCCGCCCTCAACGATCTCGGCCGCGACAATGGCATCGGCCGGCTCGACCTGGTGGAGAACCGCTTCGTCGGCATGAAATCGCGCGGCGTCTACGAAACGCCCGGCGGCGCCATCCTGATCGTGGCCCACCGCGCCATCGAATCGATCACGCTCGACCGGGGTGCTGCGCACCTCAAGGACGAGTTCATGCCGCGCTATGCCGAGCTCATCTACAACGGCTTCTGGTTCTCGCCCGAGCGCCTGATGCTGCAGGCGATGATCGACAAGAGCCAGGAAGACGTCGAAGGCACGGTGCGGCTGAAGCTCTACAAGGGCAACGTCATGGTCACCGGCCGCAAGTCGAACAAGACGCTCTATTCCGACGCGCTGGTCACCTTCGAGGACGACCGCGGCGCCTACGACCAGAAGGACGCCGCCGGCTTCATCCGCCTCAATGCGCTCAGGCTACGCACGCTGGCCGCACGCAACCGCAAGGGCTGA
- a CDS encoding LysE family translocator encodes MSFIPDTATLIQFAIATVILAITPGPDMTLFVSRTLSQGRATGFASMAGALCGTLIHTTLVVVGVSALIVASPMAFFVLKIFGAGYLVFLAWQAIAKGSAFSPEKKTGPQISLLRSWAAGLGVNLLNPKIILFFMTFLPQFVSAHDPHAPGKLFFLGLMFIVLSIPVTAPMVLAAEKFSAAMKASPRVTRVVDYLFAGVFSAFALKILTAQAK; translated from the coding sequence ATGTCCTTCATTCCCGACACCGCCACGCTGATCCAGTTCGCCATCGCCACGGTCATCCTGGCGATCACGCCTGGTCCCGACATGACCTTGTTCGTCTCGCGCACGCTGAGCCAGGGGCGCGCCACCGGCTTTGCCTCGATGGCCGGCGCGCTGTGCGGCACGCTGATCCACACCACGCTGGTGGTGGTCGGCGTCTCAGCGCTGATCGTTGCCTCGCCGATGGCCTTCTTCGTGCTGAAGATCTTTGGCGCCGGCTATCTCGTCTTCCTGGCCTGGCAGGCGATCGCCAAGGGCTCGGCGTTCTCGCCGGAGAAGAAGACAGGCCCGCAGATCTCGCTGCTGCGCAGCTGGGCGGCGGGGCTCGGCGTCAATCTGCTCAACCCGAAGATCATCCTGTTTTTCATGACCTTCCTGCCGCAGTTCGTCTCCGCCCATGATCCGCACGCGCCGGGAAAGCTGTTCTTCCTGGGCTTGATGTTCATCGTGCTGTCGATCCCGGTGACGGCACCGATGGTGCTGGCGGCGGAGAAATTCTCGGCGGCGATGAAGGCCAGCCCGCGTGTCACGCGCGTGGTGGACTATCTCTTCGCCGGTGTGTTCTCGGCCTTCGCGCTCAAGATCCTGACGGCCCAGGCGAAGTAG
- a CDS encoding lytic murein transglycosylase: MAFLAKGRILAAAAVAVLGLATGAQAAASCGSTGAGFDAWKPGFAAEAKSEGVGAKGLAALAGATYATKTISVDRGIHKAFSGSVDAFMKRRGGAAIISKGRSLKKSNAALFGQIESNYGVSPGVLLAIWGMETGFGSSMGNQNTVSAILTLAYDCRRPEFFHPHAIAALKLVDRGALSSSSVGAAHGEIGHTQFLPGNVLKYGVGSGNLRDKATALASTANFLKAHGWRRGASASDNIGAIAGWNSASVYQQAIARIADAIDND; encoded by the coding sequence ATGGCATTTCTTGCCAAGGGTAGGATTTTAGCGGCCGCGGCGGTGGCTGTGCTTGGGCTGGCGACGGGCGCACAGGCGGCGGCCAGCTGTGGCAGCACCGGTGCGGGCTTCGATGCCTGGAAACCGGGCTTTGCCGCAGAGGCCAAGTCCGAAGGTGTCGGCGCCAAGGGTCTGGCCGCTTTGGCTGGCGCCACTTATGCGACCAAGACAATCTCCGTCGACCGCGGCATTCACAAGGCGTTCAGCGGCTCGGTGGACGCCTTCATGAAGCGCCGTGGCGGCGCGGCGATCATTTCCAAGGGCCGTTCGCTGAAAAAGTCGAACGCGGCGTTGTTCGGCCAGATCGAAAGCAATTACGGCGTGTCGCCCGGCGTCTTGCTGGCCATCTGGGGCATGGAGACCGGCTTCGGTTCGTCCATGGGCAACCAGAACACGGTCTCCGCCATTTTGACGCTTGCCTATGATTGCCGCCGCCCGGAATTCTTTCACCCGCATGCCATCGCGGCGCTGAAGCTGGTCGATCGCGGCGCCTTGAGCTCCTCGTCGGTGGGCGCCGCGCATGGCGAGATCGGCCATACGCAGTTCCTGCCCGGGAATGTCCTGAAATATGGCGTGGGCAGCGGCAACCTGCGCGACAAGGCCACGGCACTGGCATCCACCGCCAACTTCCTCAAGGCCCATGGTTGGCGGCGAGGCGCGAGCGCTTCGGACAATATCGGCGCCATTGCCGGCTGGAATTCCGCCAGCGTCTATCAGCAGGCCATCGCCCGCATCGCCGACGCGATCGACAACGACTGA
- a CDS encoding sulfotransferase family 2 domain-containing protein — translation MLPLFFLHNPKAGGSSIKQMLESVYPPDAIAPQIENTPQQYRDLGRNYSRFKGYEYYAGHYGYCVFEEVNDGHALVTNFRNPVSRIFSLYNFWRKNVPESYLEQMLEVDAAPVREARTKSFSEFIRSENPNLRLYMDNAHYRQILDTWYVDRAPTWSDFTKVLKRIIGMKWFFVTEFSGLSQVALRRAFPEAGFSNIPVTNESRDKQSQDSPSGKDVIYLIRRNSVDFAIYVFAVALLIWRIRPGSR, via the coding sequence TTGCTCCCACTTTTCTTTCTCCACAATCCGAAGGCCGGCGGTTCATCGATCAAACAGATGCTCGAATCCGTGTACCCTCCCGACGCTATTGCCCCGCAAATAGAGAATACGCCTCAGCAATATCGCGACCTCGGCAGAAATTATTCCCGCTTCAAGGGGTATGAATACTATGCCGGGCACTATGGGTATTGCGTCTTCGAAGAGGTGAACGACGGGCATGCCCTGGTCACGAACTTCAGAAATCCGGTGTCCCGCATCTTCTCGCTCTACAATTTCTGGAGAAAGAATGTTCCCGAAAGCTATCTCGAGCAGATGCTCGAGGTCGACGCCGCACCTGTAAGAGAGGCCAGAACCAAGTCTTTTTCAGAGTTTATCCGGAGCGAGAACCCGAATCTGCGCCTATACATGGACAACGCGCATTATCGCCAGATACTGGACACGTGGTACGTCGACCGCGCCCCCACCTGGTCGGATTTCACGAAGGTGCTCAAGCGGATCATCGGCATGAAGTGGTTCTTTGTCACCGAGTTCTCCGGGCTGTCCCAGGTCGCCCTGAGGCGGGCATTTCCCGAGGCCGGGTTTTCGAATATTCCGGTCACGAACGAATCGAGGGACAAGCAGTCTCAGGACAGTCCGTCCGGCAAGGACGTGATTTATCTGATCAGAAGAAATAGCGTGGACTTTGCGATCTATGTCTTTGCGGTCGCTCTGCTGATCTGGCGAATTCGCCCTGGCTCACGATGA
- the rlmN gene encoding 23S rRNA (adenine(2503)-C(2))-methyltransferase RlmN: MTLSFDLTTEGARDALRARAAPEKPSLIGLTRAELAEALVASGIVPERQAKMRAQQLWHWMYVRGVSDFAGMFNISKDLRAELDKHFTVARPEIVEEQISSDGTRKWLFRFPPRGAGRPVEIETVYIPEEGRGTLCISSQVGCTLTCSFCHTGTQKLVRNLTAEEILAQLLTARDRLGDFPDRDTPDGAIVPAEGRKVSNIVMMGMGEPLYNFEAVKKALLIASDGDGLSLSKRRITLSTSGVVPEIFRTGEEIGVMLAISLHATNDDLRDLLVPINKKYPLKELIAACRAYPGLSNAKRITFEYVMLKDVNDSIEDAKGLIKLLKGIPAKINLIPFNPWPGTNYQCSDWETIEKFADYINNAGYASPIRTPRGRDILAACGQLKSESERMRKVDRLALEAMMIAGHGEA; this comes from the coding sequence ATGACCCTTTCCTTCGACCTCACCACTGAGGGTGCCCGCGACGCGTTGCGCGCCCGAGCCGCGCCCGAGAAGCCGTCGCTGATCGGCCTGACGCGCGCCGAGCTCGCGGAGGCGCTCGTCGCGTCCGGCATCGTGCCGGAGCGCCAGGCCAAGATGCGCGCCCAGCAGCTCTGGCACTGGATGTATGTGCGCGGCGTCTCCGACTTCGCCGGCATGTTCAACATCTCCAAGGACCTGCGCGCCGAGCTCGACAAGCATTTCACCGTCGCGCGGCCCGAGATCGTCGAGGAGCAGATCTCTTCCGACGGCACCCGCAAATGGCTGTTCCGCTTCCCGCCGCGCGGCGCCGGCCGGCCGGTCGAGATCGAGACCGTCTATATCCCCGAGGAAGGCCGCGGCACGCTCTGCATCTCCTCGCAGGTCGGCTGCACGCTGACCTGCTCGTTCTGCCATACCGGCACGCAGAAGCTGGTGCGCAACCTGACGGCGGAAGAGATCCTGGCGCAATTGCTCACCGCCCGCGACCGGCTCGGCGACTTCCCCGACCGCGACACGCCGGACGGCGCCATTGTCCCGGCCGAGGGCCGCAAGGTGTCCAACATCGTCATGATGGGCATGGGCGAGCCGCTCTACAATTTCGAGGCGGTGAAGAAGGCGCTGCTGATCGCTTCCGACGGCGACGGGCTTTCCCTGTCGAAGCGGCGCATCACGCTGTCGACCTCCGGCGTCGTGCCGGAGATTTTCCGCACCGGCGAGGAGATCGGCGTCATGCTGGCGATCTCGCTGCATGCCACCAATGACGATCTGCGCGACTTGCTGGTGCCGATCAACAAGAAGTATCCGCTGAAGGAACTGATCGCCGCCTGCCGCGCCTATCCCGGCCTGTCGAACGCCAAGCGCATCACCTTCGAATATGTGATGCTGAAGGACGTCAACGATTCCATCGAGGACGCCAAGGGCCTGATCAAGCTGCTCAAGGGCATTCCGGCCAAGATCAACCTGATCCCGTTCAACCCGTGGCCGGGCACCAACTACCAATGCTCGGACTGGGAGACCATCGAGAAATTCGCCGATTACATCAACAATGCCGGCTATGCCTCGCCGATCCGCACGCCGCGCGGCCGCGACATCCTCGCCGCCTGCGGCCAGCTGAAGTCGGAATCCGAGCGCATGCGAAAAGTGGACCGGCTGGCGCTGGAAGCCATGATGATCGCGGGGCACGGCGAGGCGTGA
- a CDS encoding putative bifunctional diguanylate cyclase/phosphodiesterase produces the protein MRVISCIVTEHNLWLVLLAALMCVTGCWVTIGLLDRARKTVGVQMRGWLFLTAVAAGSSIWCTHFIAMLAYQPGAPITFDPALTMISLVIAMVGTGAGFGLALDKGRRLAPEWGGCAVGLAISAMHYTGMMAYHVAGIVEWDAVYVVASVMIAMAFAAVAIGQAVRRPHRWSHYLGIGILVLAIVGLHFTAMAAVAVTPLSFITTGTNPDILEAMAVAVAVVGLIVAATGFASYLIDERGRLESFERLQHLALNDALTGLANRVSFSDRLDHEIERAREDQDTMTAVIVIDLDRFKEINDLRGHAAGDQALKIIARRLAKLAGDGEFVARLGGDEFAAIKRFKDQNDLLGLVSRLEKSLFEPLRIDDFETVTGASIGVAVYPRDGADRERLVSNADLAMYRAKNDVTRAVCFYESTMDETARARRALATDLRLAIERGELSLHYQVQTSVQTGATCGYEALLRWTHPVHGMVPPAEFIPIAEENGSILAIGEWVLRTACRQAASWDNVHKIAVNLSPVQFAHADLATLVHQILIETGLSPKRLELELTESTIVADKVRTLHVLRQIKALGVTIAIDDFGTGYSSLDTLRSFPFDKIKLDRSFMADVERSPQAKAIIRAVLTLGRSLDIPVLAEGVETHVQLTILQVEGCNEAQGYFLGRPKPIDQIVLIAGPDAQDGRPAFKEPVRVRAAAG, from the coding sequence ATGCGCGTCATATCATGCATCGTCACGGAGCATAATCTGTGGCTCGTCCTGCTGGCGGCGCTGATGTGCGTCACCGGCTGCTGGGTGACGATCGGTCTCCTCGACCGCGCCCGGAAAACCGTCGGCGTGCAGATGCGGGGATGGCTGTTCCTGACCGCGGTCGCGGCCGGTTCCTCGATCTGGTGCACGCATTTCATCGCCATGCTGGCCTATCAGCCCGGCGCGCCGATCACCTTCGATCCGGCGCTCACCATGATTTCCCTGGTCATCGCCATGGTCGGAACCGGGGCGGGCTTCGGCCTCGCGCTCGACAAAGGCCGCCGCCTGGCGCCGGAATGGGGCGGCTGTGCCGTCGGCCTGGCGATCTCGGCCATGCATTATACCGGCATGATGGCCTATCACGTGGCCGGCATCGTCGAATGGGACGCCGTCTATGTCGTCGCTTCGGTGATGATCGCGATGGCATTCGCCGCCGTGGCGATCGGCCAGGCGGTGCGCCGGCCGCACCGCTGGTCGCACTATCTCGGCATCGGGATTCTGGTGCTGGCGATCGTCGGCCTGCATTTCACGGCGATGGCGGCGGTGGCGGTGACGCCGCTCTCCTTCATCACCACCGGCACCAACCCCGACATCCTCGAAGCGATGGCCGTGGCGGTCGCCGTGGTCGGCCTGATCGTCGCCGCCACCGGTTTCGCCAGCTACCTGATCGACGAACGCGGCCGGCTCGAGAGCTTTGAGCGGCTGCAGCATCTTGCCCTCAACGACGCGCTCACCGGCCTTGCCAACCGGGTCTCCTTCAGCGACCGGCTCGACCATGAGATCGAGCGGGCGCGCGAGGATCAGGACACGATGACCGCCGTCATCGTCATCGACCTCGACCGTTTCAAGGAAATCAACGACCTCAGGGGACATGCCGCCGGCGATCAGGCGCTCAAGATCATCGCGCGCAGGCTGGCGAAGCTGGCCGGTGACGGCGAGTTCGTCGCCCGGCTCGGCGGCGACGAATTTGCCGCCATCAAGCGCTTCAAGGACCAGAACGACCTGCTCGGCCTGGTGTCGCGGCTGGAGAAATCATTGTTCGAGCCGTTGCGGATCGACGATTTCGAGACCGTCACCGGCGCCAGCATCGGCGTTGCCGTCTATCCGCGCGACGGGGCCGACCGGGAGAGGCTGGTCAGCAATGCGGACCTGGCCATGTACCGGGCCAAGAACGACGTGACGCGGGCCGTCTGCTTCTACGAGTCAACCATGGACGAGACGGCGCGGGCGCGCCGGGCGCTCGCCACGGACCTTCGCCTGGCGATCGAGCGCGGCGAGCTTTCGCTGCACTATCAGGTGCAGACCTCGGTTCAGACCGGCGCCACGTGCGGCTACGAGGCGTTGCTGCGCTGGACGCACCCCGTGCACGGCATGGTCCCGCCCGCAGAATTCATTCCGATCGCCGAGGAAAACGGATCCATCCTGGCGATCGGCGAATGGGTGCTGCGCACCGCATGCCGCCAGGCGGCCTCCTGGGACAATGTCCACAAGATCGCAGTCAATCTGTCGCCGGTGCAGTTCGCCCATGCCGATCTCGCCACGCTCGTCCATCAGATCCTGATAGAGACCGGCCTGTCGCCGAAGCGTCTCGAGCTCGAACTTACCGAATCGACGATCGTCGCCGACAAGGTGCGCACGCTGCACGTGCTGCGCCAGATCAAGGCGCTGGGCGTGACGATCGCGATCGACGATTTCGGAACCGGCTATTCCTCGCTCGACACGCTGCGCTCGTTCCCGTTCGACAAGATCAAGCTCGACCGTTCCTTCATGGCCGATGTCGAACGTAGCCCGCAGGCCAAGGCGATCATCCGCGCCGTGCTGACACTGGGGCGCAGCCTCGACATTCCCGTGCTCGCCGAAGGCGTCGAGACCCATGTCCAGCTCACCATCCTGCAGGTCGAAGGCTGCAACGAGGCGCAAGGCTATTTCCTCGGCCGGCCCAAGCCGATCGATCAGATCGTGCTCATCGCCGGGCCCGACGCCCAGGATGGCCGGCCCGCCTTCAAGGAACCTGTCAGGGTGCGGGCTGCCGCCGGCTGA
- a CDS encoding chloride channel protein, giving the protein MPATSRKYPLFRRSRAMWGSRRVWQPRLVFWAGAVSIGVISVLFAVLADKAQALFHAVIGDGGGWRSYLPLAITPLGFVLCAWLAHAFFPGSQGSGIPQAIAARHLREDDDRNHLLSLRLAAGKIALTIVGLFCGASIGREGPTVQVGASLMLQAARWGGMAQARGLILAGSAAGIAAAFNTPLAGIVFAIEEMGRTYEARTNGLVLTAVILAGLASLGLLGNYTYFGVSKETIAFGAEWPLVLGCGVIGGGFGALFSLLALKITRRIRRWRTQQPLARALLVAAACGLGVAVIGIASGGLTFGTGYAQARGAVEGTPLPWFFFAEKFLAGLLSMVSGIPGGIFAPSLAVGAGIGSSLGLLFGASAGAAALLGMAGYFAGVVQAPMTAFVIILEMTGNHDNVIALMLASMLGYGTARMISHEPLYHALSRVFIAEAIRRRRAEAVPGSGHG; this is encoded by the coding sequence ATGCCCGCCACATCGCGAAAATATCCCCTGTTTCGGCGCTCACGCGCCATGTGGGGCTCGCGGCGTGTGTGGCAGCCGCGGCTGGTTTTTTGGGCCGGTGCGGTGTCGATCGGCGTCATCAGCGTGCTGTTCGCGGTGCTGGCCGACAAGGCGCAGGCGCTGTTCCATGCTGTGATCGGCGATGGCGGGGGCTGGCGTTCCTATCTGCCGCTCGCGATCACGCCGCTCGGCTTCGTCCTGTGCGCATGGCTCGCCCATGCCTTCTTCCCGGGCTCGCAAGGCAGCGGCATTCCGCAGGCGATCGCCGCCCGCCATCTGCGCGAAGACGACGATCGCAATCATCTTCTGTCGTTGCGGCTGGCGGCGGGCAAGATCGCGCTCACCATCGTCGGCCTGTTCTGCGGCGCTTCGATCGGCCGCGAGGGCCCGACCGTGCAGGTCGGTGCCTCGCTGATGCTGCAGGCGGCGCGCTGGGGCGGCATGGCGCAGGCGCGGGGCCTGATCCTGGCCGGCTCGGCCGCCGGCATCGCCGCCGCCTTCAATACGCCGCTGGCCGGCATCGTCTTCGCGATCGAAGAGATGGGCCGCACCTACGAGGCGCGCACCAACGGGCTGGTGCTGACGGCGGTGATCCTGGCCGGCCTCGCCTCGCTCGGGCTGCTCGGCAATTACACCTATTTCGGCGTCTCGAAGGAGACGATCGCGTTTGGCGCCGAGTGGCCGCTGGTACTTGGCTGCGGCGTCATCGGCGGCGGCTTCGGCGCGCTGTTCTCGCTGCTGGCGCTGAAGATCACGCGGCGGATCCGGCGCTGGCGCACGCAGCAGCCCCTGGCTCGCGCGCTGCTGGTGGCCGCCGCCTGCGGGCTCGGCGTGGCGGTGATCGGCATCGCCTCGGGCGGGCTGACCTTCGGCACCGGCTACGCGCAGGCGCGCGGCGCCGTGGAAGGCACGCCGCTGCCGTGGTTCTTCTTTGCCGAAAAGTTCCTGGCGGGGCTGCTGTCGATGGTCTCGGGCATCCCGGGTGGCATCTTCGCGCCGTCGCTGGCGGTCGGCGCCGGCATCGGCAGTTCGCTCGGGCTGCTGTTCGGGGCCAGCGCGGGGGCCGCCGCGCTGCTCGGCATGGCCGGCTATTTCGCCGGCGTCGTGCAGGCGCCGATGACGGCCTTCGTCATCATCCTGGAGATGACCGGCAATCACGACAATGTCATCGCGCTGATGCTGGCCTCGATGCTGGGCTACGGCACGGCGCGCATGATCTCGCACGAGCCGCTCTATCACGCGCTGTCGCGCGTTTTCATCGCCGAGGCGATCCGGCGCCGGCGGGCGGAGGCGGTACCGGGATCGGGCCACGGCTGA